A single region of the Brachypodium distachyon strain Bd21 chromosome 3, Brachypodium_distachyon_v3.0, whole genome shotgun sequence genome encodes:
- the LOC100845316 gene encoding protein LURP-one-related 7, translated as MDQTNPAYAVPPPVPMAAPVVPVDLTVVKKRFGSGGDMAVHDASGGLAFRVAAADGGGRGSGGRALLDASGRTLVTVRSSKGVWQAFRGVSSEEKEVIFTTTVVCASSKRKEIHAFVPPGSTFEDPKPNYILVGNTFQRACTIINGNSIVAQANLPYKLNKAFYSRHKFRVTIYPGNDNILIMAMIMTFFVQK; from the exons ATGGATCAGACGAACCCCGCGTACGCTgtcccgccgccggtgcccaTGGCGGCGCCCGTCGTTCCGGTCGATCTCACGGTCGTCAAAAAGCGTTTCGGAAGCGGCGGCGACATGGCGGTGCATGATGCTTCCGGCGGCCTCGCGTTccgcgtcgcggcggcggacggtgGTGGCAGAGGAAGCGGGGGGAGAGCGCTCCTCGACGCCTCCGGGAGGACGCTGGTCACCGTCAGGAGCAGCAAG GGGGTTTGGCAAGCATTCAGAGGAGTTAGTTCGGAAGAGAAAGAGGTCATCTTTACAACAACGGTAGTATGTGCTTCTTCGAAACGAAAGGAGATACATGCATTCGTGCCACCAGGAAGTACATTTGAAGATCCCAAACCTAACTACATACTTGTAGGAAATACATTCCAAAGGGCATGCACAATTATAAATGGAAACTCCATTGTTGCTCAG GCAAATCTACCGTATAAACTCAACAAGGCCTTCTATTCAAGGCACAAGTTTAGAGTGACTATTTACCCAGGAAATGATAACATTCTTATCATGGCAATGATCATGACCTTCTTTGTACAAAAATGA